GGACTTATTGATGTTGGGATCTCCCGATCGCCGTCCGTCGATCGCCAAAGCACTCCCAGACTTAGACCGCTTGCTAGGTACTTCCTTATCTGACTATGTAAGAGTTTATGCCCCTTGCCCAGTTCTATTAGCCCGTACAGTTGGTTAAAAACAAGCTACTAGTTAAGGCAAGTTGCTGGTTATAAGATTAAAGCTGATAGTAGGTAGCGGGAATTCAATTACCCACTACCTACTTTTCAAGAATTCCAAATATTAAATACCGATCGCCAGTACCGATTTTTAATTTTTATCAGTGCCACGAGTGTTGGTTTGAATGTACAGAATTAAGAGAAAAACAGTAGGAACCAAGACGAATAGAATACTAGCGACAAACCCTAAATCATTGACTTCCATAAAATCCCAACCTTTATTCACAGCAATTTTTTGACAAAACTAGGATATCACGCAGCGTACTTATGGTTTGCTAATCACGCTAACTGGCCCATTTACCAAGGTTTGACAAGCCAGCCGATAATTTTCCGGTTTTTTCTTCAGTTTCCGTTTTTCTACTTCCGTGCGCTCAGACAGATTTTCCATCCCTTCCGCAATTTCAACAACGCAGGTGCCACATTGACCGTAACCACCGCAATTCATTAATTTACCCGTGAATTTATACAAATCTATGCCATTTTCCAGCATTTTCTGTCTTAAATTCGCACCATCGGCTGCAACTACTTCACTATTCTCTTTAACGAATTTGATGTTAGCCATTACTTACCCTTGTTTTGACCAGACTTCGCCTAGATAAAACCCATCACATTAGCATTAACTATCATATTTTACTTTTTCTTAAGAACTATTACAAATTTTAAATATGGGGGAAAGACTCCAAGGCAAGGCAGAAGGCAGAAGGCAGAAGGCAGAAGGCAGAAGGTAAAAATTCCCCTTTTCCCCTTGTCTCCCCTGCCCCCCTGCCCCCCTGCTCCCCTGCCCCCCTGCTCCCTGCTCCTCATGGAACAGTAGCTGGAGTAGGAATGTTACTTACAGACCTGGTTAGGGTAGCTAGCGATCGATTATAGTCAATTACCGCTCTAACCAAGTTACCTTGAGCTTCTGTCAGGTCGTTTTCTGCATCAAT
The nucleotide sequence above comes from Phormidium ambiguum IAM M-71. Encoded proteins:
- the psbM gene encoding photosystem II reaction center protein PsbM, whose product is MEVNDLGFVASILFVLVPTVFLLILYIQTNTRGTDKN
- a CDS encoding 2Fe-2S iron-sulfur cluster-binding protein encodes the protein MANIKFVKENSEVVAADGANLRQKMLENGIDLYKFTGKLMNCGGYGQCGTCVVEIAEGMENLSERTEVEKRKLKKKPENYRLACQTLVNGPVSVISKP